TGGCAGAAACAGCAAAGAAAGCGAGTTTGCCTTTAGCAAGCGCTAGCACCAAACAGAAGAATGATGCAATCAAAGCATTAGGCAGTTTGTTGAAAAAGCATTCCAAAGCAATTCTGGAAGCTAATTTAAGCGATATCCACTCTGCAAAGGCGAAGGGTTTAGATGAGAGTATGATCGACCGTCTATCCCTACAAGGCAACCGTTTAGAAGGAATCATCCACGATTTAAATCATATTATAGAGCTGCCTGATCCGGTAGGGGAATGCTTCGACAGAAATACCATTGGCAGCCTGCAAATCCTAAAATGCAGGACACCTATCGGTGTACTAGGAGTCATCTATGAGTCGAGACCTAATGTCACTATCGATATTGCTGCCCTAGCCATCAAATCAGGCAACTGTGCCCTGCTGCGCGGAGGTTCAGAGACATTACTAACAAATACAGTACTGGTAAAAATCATTCAAGAAGCCTTGACAAAAGCTAAACTCCCCAAAACTGCAGTCCAAATGATTCCTGGAATTGACCGTGAGCAAGTGAAGAAAATGCTACGCCTGCACGGCTACATAGATCTGATCATTCCACGGGGAGGAGCAGCCCTGCATCAATTTTGCCGCGACAACAGCTCTATCCCTGTTATCACAGGAGGAATCGGGATTTGCCATCTTTTTGTCGATGAATCGGCACATCTAGACAGCTCCCTCCCGGTGATTTCAAATGCAAAAGTACAGCGCCCCACAGTATGTAATGCGCTGGATACACTGCTGGTACATGAAAGTATAGCGGCAAAGTTTATTCCCCAGGTGATAAAAGCTTTAGGTCAACAAGGTGTAAGCTTTCGCCTAGACGACTTAAGTTGGAAAATCATAGCCCGAGGCCATACCAAAAAAGGATGCATCAAAGCAGGACCTGAAGATTGGGATACTGAGTGGCTGAGCTTAGTTTTAGGAATCAAAGTTGTAAAAAATTTGGAAGAAGCGATTGATCATATCCATACTCATAGCTCCGGACACAGCGATGGTATCCTGACAGAAAACCCTCATAATGCATCCCATTTCATCAAAGTCATCAATTCCGCTGCCGTTTACATTAATGCCTCTACACGATTTACCGATGGCGGACAATTAGGGCTGGGAGCAGAGGTCGCCATCAGCACACAAAAGCTGCATGCACGCGGACCGATGGGATTAAAAGAATTAACCACGTATAAGTGGATTATTAAAGGAAACTATACCTCTAGGCAATAACATGCGTATTACGATCATTGGTTGTGGAAATATGGGCAGCGGAATTGCACAGCGATTTGCTCCTTTGCATGACGTCTACTTATATGACCGCAACATGCAGAAGGTCGAGCAGCTTGTAAAACAAGGTTGTGGAAAAGTTTGTCACAATTTAGATGAGGCCTTCAAAACTTCTGACATCCTCCTTTTAGCAATTAAACCGCAAAATTTGGACGCCTTTGTACAGACAATCCCTTCCCAGACCAAGA
This Parachlamydiales bacterium DNA region includes the following protein-coding sequences:
- a CDS encoding glutamate-5-semialdehyde dehydrogenase, with protein sequence MSKKTTLNAVAETAKKASLPLASASTKQKNDAIKALGSLLKKHSKAILEANLSDIHSAKAKGLDESMIDRLSLQGNRLEGIIHDLNHIIELPDPVGECFDRNTIGSLQILKCRTPIGVLGVIYESRPNVTIDIAALAIKSGNCALLRGGSETLLTNTVLVKIIQEALTKAKLPKTAVQMIPGIDREQVKKMLRLHGYIDLIIPRGGAALHQFCRDNSSIPVITGGIGICHLFVDESAHLDSSLPVISNAKVQRPTVCNALDTLLVHESIAAKFIPQVIKALGQQGVSFRLDDLSWKIIARGHTKKGCIKAGPEDWDTEWLSLVLGIKVVKNLEEAIDHIHTHSSGHSDGILTENPHNASHFIKVINSAAVYINASTRFTDGGQLGLGAEVAISTQKLHARGPMGLKELTTYKWIIKGNYTSRQ